The Phoenix dactylifera cultivar Barhee BC4 unplaced genomic scaffold, palm_55x_up_171113_PBpolish2nd_filt_p 000292F, whole genome shotgun sequence genomic sequence AATCGAACCTGATCCAATAAGATTCAGAAAAGATAAGGGTCCATGCCACACCTTCAGTTGGGTTGGGCATGAGCCATGCCACACCTGAGCCCAGCCCACTCATCAACTCATGATTTTTCATAGATTAGCCATGTTGCAAGTCTCGTACTGTTGGAGAGAGAGATACagagaggaaaaagaaagcCACATCATGAAAAGTAACATTTCCCTTTTCATCCTTCTTTTGCAATAAAGACTACAGCAAATGAATTACCTCCAAGAGACACTCGAGATTCTTGTTGCAAATAAATATCAAGGTAATCTTGTGGAGAACAATGATATCTCTACTTCATTAATCCAAGGATATCATGAGAAATATGTGCTTGAGTCCTAAAGAAGGATAACTATTAATTCATCTTGGATTGCATCTTGCCTTCAAATGCTATCGCATGCATGCACAGGCACACATGCATAAGTACTATATATGATAAGTACACATTGGTACATATGTATAATTTACGTACGAGATGGACTTTGCTACTTCTGAAACGCAAACCATTGTCTTAATCATTTCATTATATTAAGAGAGCTAGACCCTTCAGATTTAGGGGTTCAAAAATATGCCTGTTATTCATCCTGTTTGTAAACCTCCAAATTGGTGACATTGTCCTTTGTCACCCCTGATATTTTCCTTCCAACACCACGCTGACCATCATCCATTCATCAACTCAGCCAAATAGCATCACCTTTGGTACCTTTGGAGGCAGCAACATAGTGATGTCGGATGGTGATGGAGATGATAAGGTAGGAAAAAAGGGAAAGGGGATGGGGGATGGTGAAGAAGGGGAGTCAAATAGTGGCAGATGGCAAAGCAAAGGTGTCGGAGGCTAGGAGACATTGGGGCCATAGAGTTATGTTGAATTTTTTATACATTAAACTAAATATTCCTGCTAGACTCATGTAACTAATTTAACTGCACGATAATATGGCATACTCTATAGtgaaagaggaaaaaaactATCATATAGTATAACATACTAACAAGAGTGATGTATCAAATTTTTTGGAGTTGATTAATTTATATGTTCATCTCGATCTGACTGCACCTCACACATATAATACCTAAAACTGCTATTAGCACAATATGATTTGTTATATTGAAAAGACCATGTGTTTCAATTCAGGTAAAGTGAGTAAATGGAAACATCTaagtattttcattttttattttgagtagcattcatatGCGCCTATTAACAATTTGATACATTACAAAATGCTGATGTCCAAGTCTTGATTCTCTACCATTGGTTAAAGATATGTTAGTGGACTTGGTTGTTCACTAGAACTTTCTTGCTTACATTACACGAACATGAAATAATTACGTATTTAATTTTCATTTCATATGCACTTATATATCTAATTTATATATCTCTTATTTCTATGAATTACTAGTATGCATTTTGAATCATTTCTTCTAATTCTACATGCTTATGCTAAAGGAAATTTGTAACcaaataattttcttttagttgTAGAGGGTCCCAACTAGCCCAATTGGTAAAGATGATTGGTTTTGGATATTGGTAATTTGGGTTTCAATCCTGCCCTCACCTGACTTTAGTTGCACATCCTCCCATCCTAGTGATTGTTCGAATTTCCTAGAACCAATTTTAAATCACGATTTTTTTTATTGTCTAAATCCTATTTCGAACAAGGTATCCACTATATGGGCAATGGATTTAAATACTATTGAAACGAGATGGCACCATCAATACCATGCCATTTCAATGCGAAAATGGGACGAGACAGTGCCTGGTCGTTGGTATTTGCAAAAGGTGCATTGGCTGGCCTGATTAAAACCGGCCAATACCAGGTCTGGTTTGGCTAATATGTGGTACGAACCGCATgtctagataggaatgagttcgTACCAACTAGTACCAAGCCCGGTCTAGCTGATACAAAGGCCATCTCAATCagaatgataatttttttttcaagaaaaggtAATGAGGAAGGGGCTATGCTAGGTCGCGtggatgcatcttttgaggctCCATTGGCCTCTTCTAACCAGagcaaagaaagcgagagaggagggggagagagaaaatagatagaaagaaagaaagaagataagGGTAAGGAAAGGGGACTGGATGGGGCATCTCGAGCTTAGCAACTCCCTTGCTAGTAACCTACATGTCGAAGTAGGCAGTGGATCCAATGAGGCACTCCCTCCTTTTTGGGCCAAAAATtggcaagaaaaagaaaaaaagagggaaattcATGCCGGTCATTTTTGTTTGGCATAAATTTTGATAAGGTGGACAACATACTACAACATAGTGATTTTTGTTTACTGAAATATGTTTTATCTTTTTACAAAACATTATTATttctatattaaaatattattaaaaattaaatgggCAATTTGTACATGTTGCTACTTTGTCGATCCATGTTGGCTTAATAAGTGTTGGTATCGGCACCGGCACTTTGGCATCACCTCTCATTCAAAATTCAGTTTAAGATTTAAAAAAAGCATCATCACCCTAATATATCTATTAAGCAACAAAGACCCAAAATATtacaaaaatgaaagaaataaaaaagattcAGTATCATACTGGTGCCCCATACTGTGAGTCAGTATGAGATAGATAAGTACCATATTGGCCCAACAGAAAACTAGTACCAATGTCAGTACTAGTATTTCAATCCCTGGTACACTAAATTGATTGGTTGGGTTGGACAAACTTTTGCCACTCCTATACTTTCTCTTTTCTACCaaagataaataaatatagatCCGTTTAGTGAACTGCAAATATTGCAAATTTTAGTTATTGTCTGTCATTATTGAGGGACTCCATGTCTATCTCTtcttttaaattatatatatatatatatatataatgcacTGAGTCcttcaaaaaacaaaagaaggtcAAACATCCATCATGGCCTGATGTACAAGGAACTAGTCAATAACAAAAAGGAATTCTACAAACTTGATTGCCATGCAAGAGTTACAAAAGAATTAAATTTCCAATATATATAAAAGTAACAAACAAGATCCACAAAGAAAATCCAAGTAAAAGTGAGTGTTTGATAGCTTTCAATAGTATGTTAAGCGTTATATAAGAACATGATTGTGCTCAAGCACGAgccattttttgttttttaatagtTCTTCTTAATGAAGCTAACAAGACTTGCATTAGATGCTGATAACAACTCACTGATCTTCACAAGCACGAGGCTTATTTATATATCATAGTTGATTTATTATACAAAAAAATTACTTGTTATGATTATATGATGAATATAAATGATGTACGACAACTAAAATAATAGTAATCATGAATTATTTTGCAAAACTGATATATTGCAACTAGCTGAGAGAGTTTCCTGTAAATTACATCAGGAACAACCTAGGAAACTAATATATTTCAGCGTAGAAGTCCTTGCCATAATATTAGGTCTTCATAAATCATTTAAGATGATGACTATTACTGTATAGAAGATGATTGGACAGGATATAATTTGATTTAAGGCACCAAAGTCAAAGTCAAGAAAGTTTATCAAAATTAGAGTTAAACAGACTTCATATAGGATTCCAAAAATGACTACATGGTTGGTTCAATAAAGTATAACACCACTATGATAATTGAGAGGATTCAAGTAATTAGTTACAGATTTCATTATTATCATAAGGTACAAAGCCTGAACAATCAACACTTGTTCCAATTTGTAAACTCAAGTAATTAACTCTGACAGTCCAAAATTTAGCCATTCCATTGTGATCCAACACAATTAGGAACAAAGTAAATGATAGGAAGGTGTGCAACTGGGAGTTCCCATCCACCATGAGCTATCAAATTTTAGCATGTCCTATATTGGCCAAAGAATTGACACAAGGTCAACCTTACAAGCATATTATAGAAAGCTATAGGAGATGGATGTACTTCTGCAAGCTATTAAATCAAAAGAACACTCGGCGAACTTCAATTTTACAAAATGCTGATGCATACCTTTGGCAATCCAAGCAAAGAGTGGTGAAGCATGCAGGGCAGCTAAGAACAGCATCAGagctctgaccttttctttgcttaTGAACCCATAATTCATCTTTATCATCAAGATTTGGATCGTAGAACTCCGGTTTAATAGAGTAGTCAACTTCATCATCACTTGAATCTAggaccccaaaaaaaaagactacAAAACATTTAGGTGAAGCAAAAATCACCATCTATACAAAGGATGGGAATGTTCAATAACGATGTGGAAACAAATTAGATTGCTGGCATGTACTTGTTAGAACACATCAACTTAGCATATTGTATGTAACAGTAGCAGCCAGTATCTATAGCTGACAAATAAACTCCCAGATTAAATATATTACTGAGGAGGTATGCTATGTTACAAATTTCATATCCTAATTGCAAACATCATTACAATGACCAATTGCTCAGAAGTTTTCAGtctttaaaaaaatcaattttattttcttttggaatGGCAAGGCAATCACTTATCCCGTGATCCAAGAGTTGCAAAAGTTCTAGTCAAAAGACATAACTTGATGTATTTTTAGCTAGAATAAGTCCTTTTATATTTGCCTTACATGGCCGACTTTCATTTGTAGATGTCAGTTTAAGCACCTTTCTGTGCATTGTTTAGATCAAACCAAATTCACTTACATTATTTGTATCCTGCAATTTGTGGGTTGCCCATGCCGAGTTAAGTTATCACATACCATCATGCGATGACTTAAGTAATGCAACAACATGGCAAGCAAGTAAATCAAGTTCTGCAAACAAGTGCTTGCTTCATTAGTATGCCCTGTACAGCAGAACTCTAGCATCTATCTAAAATACTGAAATTTTTACTTGTCAACTAACCCACTAAAGAAACGTGTAGCAAAAcctttgtaaattttttttggtgCCAAGTATAGGCTTATCAATCTGGATTCTTTCAACATCATGCATCTACTGAGGAGGATTAGAATTATTAGAACTGATGAGATATTTGGATCCTTAGTTTCTGCGTGCTATATAATAAGCATATTTGATATACAAAATATAGAATGAAAACATTGCATTTTATTTTGTTGTGAAatgaaaaggggaaaaaaaatcaaatcaagtTTAATGCAGGAGATAGATATTACATATTACTATCAGAGCATGGTTGATATAAGCTCATATCGATTCTTGATATATGAGATTAGACTGATCGCATtcattctgatttttttgaaaagaatcAGATCAACTCTTAATTTGTTTTTCTCATGATGTTTAGTTATATTACATATTGCAGGACAGCATGTTTCAAAGGTCAATGTCACCAAACCATGATGATGTTGTCACAAGGTGATTCTCAGAAATATCCTTCCAATATTTCATTTGTGATGATCCAACAGGGACATATTCCTTAAGAAGAGGATACATGCTTTCACCAATCAGAAAGCCAGCAATCTCAACTCTTTGCGCAATAAATGGCTATTGTAAAGAGTAAACTAGGACGAAAGTGCGTGCATCAAAGTATCTGCAGCCTTAGCAGAACGATACCAAATTGCTCCAGCGAGAGAAAACCAAGTGCAATTTGAGAAGATGGTGGGTCATATTATGAGATCTTCGCTTCTCAAAGTAATCTTTTATGTTCCTAACTCGAATAAAAcgtagaaagagagagagagaaacttaACTTCGAAGGGGACCAATCATTCTAGTTTCTCCAAAACAAAAACACAAATTGGTCCCAAATCTCCTTCCTATTCACCGCCATTAACATCGACATATATAAATTCACAGCAATAACAACTTTTTTGATAACCACGAATCCCTAATCCTAACATCACTTTCAATCTGATAACTTCTGATCAGATAATGTGATAACATATTTTCTGCTTAATTCCGAATCGCTGAATATAATTTCgccaaaaaatttcagattcgaCCGGTACATTAgaagttccaaaaaaaaaagagagagaaaacaacAAGAAGTTACGAGAATTTACCGAGTTCTTGTGGGTCGGCCGCCGCCGATTCCGATACGCTTTCGATTTCcatcgcctctctctctctcgggcgTTCCATAATTCCGACTCCTATTAGCTCTCCTCCTTTCGCAACCCACTCTAAAACCCGCTATCACAAACTTCTGCTCTCCGGGCGATTCCGAAGCTTCTTCCAAGATTTCATCTCCTTGCTAGTATTTTTCTGGGCTTCTTCAGCCGACTCGAGGCGAGAAGAGCCGGTTCTTTTGGAACCCGCGGCCCACCTTCCTTGCGGTGAGCCCACTAAGTCGGCCAATTGGGCTTCTTATGATAGCCTACCTTGGTGATGTGTCACACCTTGCTTCTCCGTGACATTTTTGTTATCTTATTGTGTTATTGGATGTATGGTTTGCACTAATATATGTGATATGGAGTTTGTAATTGAAGTTAGGGAGCAATTAGTTGAGATGGTATAGTTTTCACCCAATTTAAACTTCTAGGAGGATGTTTTTTGGATTGTTAAGTCGAATCAAACCTCTTGATCGGACCAATCCTAAGGAGATCAAGAATAGTACACATGACTAATCTTATTCAAATAGGAGAAGTGGTTATTGGTCGTCCATATCGTGGAATTTTAAGCAAATGAAAGAAGTTGTTTAAGAAAATTTCTACATATTCATGTAAAACATGTTTAGATAAAATATCAGAAATGAgaataaacttttttttttttgataatcaaACAAGTTAGTTTTTGATGTTGCCCACCATACATTGTTTTGCTTATGTCACTTGCGCATTAGGAGTAAGAAGAAATCTAAAGTATTCACAAAATTAATGAGTTTTTAAGTAATGTTAAAAGATTTAGAATAATGTAACCCCTATAGAATCCCTATAGATTTGTACCTTCTAAGCTTGCTAAAAAGAACGCATCTAAACTTCATTTTTAAACCATGTGTTGACACCAGCACCAATATTGTAGATAACTATTATTAGAATTTTAATTCTTTAGGTTTTATTTATAAACTTGAAATTCATCAAACAAATGTCAAGATGATTTACTAAATGCCCTtttactatttttctttttttatcgtTATTGTTGCAACACCCATCTGTGTAAAACAGTGTACATAGAAAACAACATTTATGAAAATTTTCAAGAATGCAATCAAAGAGTAAGGGAATCAAAAACAgaaattgaaatatatttacacacacatatatacatataatagatacatacatacatatatgcattCATATATACGTACACATATATGTGTTATGTATGTGGAGAGAAACTTTACAAGCAAAATGTAGGATGGTTGTACAAAGAAAACCTAATGCATATAAAAATGTGATGCTTCAGTAAGGAGTTAAAGACATCTTTTGCAAAAAGACTATTAATTGGATCATAATATTTACTTGTActtgttcccatattttttatCAACTAAGAGAGGCTCAAGTGCatcatatgtcaaaaatcctagAAGCTAAAGTGCAGGAATAAGTATGTGAAAACTTACTCTATCCTTAAAATGATCCCAACCTATAATATCAAATTTTCATTTATTCTCATAATACCCCTATTAAACCTGCCAATTAAAAATATCTATTGTTTTTCAACCCCATGGATCATATATCCTAATTCCTAAGTTATTCTCAAATGCCCCTCCCCAAGGAAGCTCTATAATAGCTATCATATTCTTTTCTCTCGATAGATCACCGGTTAGAACATGCAAAGATTTTGTATATGTTATAAACTTGGTTTAGGATGAACTCCCTACAATCTACAATTATACAATCTTATTTGAGATGGACTATATTGTCATTGAAATCTGGCTCGACCTTGCGCAGGATGCAAGGTTAGAGAGCTTAGCATATCGTTTGCTTAGGTCGGTAGGGTTGGTCTGGGATCATTGCTAGTCTCCGAGTTGGTGTGGAAGAGCTGGGTGATGTCAGCCATGCTCGATTTGGTACTCCTATACCCAATCCAATCTGAAATAGAAAACACGGAAGTCTACTTGTCGGAGAGTGTTTGATGAGAGATTCTCCGATACCTAGGTCATGCGCTaatcttaagcaacaaagaagGTTTGAGGTAACGAAATGGTAGCATGGTGGTAGGATCGAAGAGAACTTATCTGGAGGCCTCCCAAGTGTGCTTTATATAGGCGAGAGCAGGCACCCATTGTCGCAGAGATAAAAGTGGACAGGATAATATCCGTTCGGACCCATTTTCATATCCAAATCTATTTCGGTATGAATAACAGCTTGAACATTCGACTAATATTCGTAACCATATGTTATccatcaagaaaaaatggatatggatatagataGACAATTATACAATCCATATTCGAATATCTAATTCTATTTgtaatcctatttaattttatatagcactcataaacttttaagaaaaatatatattattaccaTGCTATTAATTTGATTTACCATTTGCTTAGTAATATCTTTAATTTTATGgacataaagtttaattatctaatttatattcatatttatatccatactttcaatatctgatttatatctgcatctatgtaaaataaatatagatataaatttttgcatctgaCTAATATctgtatctatatctatatttatcaaataaaataaatatggatatggatattgttgcccaaggtgacaacccaagaggggggtgaattgggttttctaaattttaaggcctcaaattaatttttaagtaAATGTGGTTTGGCCTATGTGATAATATAGGTGCAGTGGAAGCAATAGTAGTAAAGCTCTAAACAATTGTGATTAAGTTACTTTTAGaatttaagctagagcaattgcttaagtaaaaaaaataaaccaagaagcacacaatgcaaacacaatcaagtatagtggtttggtgcaccccaaagcacctacgtccacttttcAAGTGTTtccttgagaattcactataacccctcggattacagttggattgtttttccgggctcacaatccaaaaatccttacaattggttttacgaaaTCACCAATTAACcttaccgttggttttacgggctcaccaacaacctataccattggttttacgggctcaccaacaaaccttacaatgaatgaaaaatataagGTTTAAAGCTCCTaagtgagcaaatataacaaatatgcaCTTCAAGAAGGgataagaaaataattatcgctttgaagatcctcttctcttctttgctgagattgcttcactcctcaagggttggtagagctcttgaagtctcttgaattctgctcaaccaccttctttCAGATTTTGAGATGAAGCAATGAATGAAACTCTCTtggattttcttttctcttgaacGTACACTTCAATTTCCACCAAGATACCTTCCTTTGATGAATAgtggctcttaaatacttctccaacctccaatgATGACTTCCTAGTAGTTGGAATGGAGAAACTAGccatttatagccgttgggagctcaaaaagtacttctgcagaactagccattatgctGTCAACCATGCTGGGGTTGACCCGAGCAAATATGGGGTAAGCTCAAGTTGCTGTTCAtcagttggggtcggctcaagcttttctaGGGTTGGCCCTCTCAGTCAATTATAGAAAGTTGTTTTTGCAGTGGCTGAAGCTGGGGGTCGGCccgagcttttctggggtcgatccGAGTTACTGTTTATCTGTGCCATATGTGCCAGGATGTGCCAGAATGTTTCCAAAATGttccagggtcgactccatctcttctagggtcaactcctactctgtgccaagtgttccaaaggcgtgccacttcgttCCAACGCGTGCTAAAggtatcggggtcgactccaaactaattggggtcgactctaaccatgtttttctacattttgaaggttagttatgtacattgaaacaacaatatgatattcaAAGCAAATTAGGATGCTAGACACAATAAGATTTTATTCTCTTGATAGTAAAAATTACAGAATTACCCTTTAAGGTAATTTCAACTTGAAACTTTATCATAATCAATTTCTAAGTTTTCTCTCTTGCTCTACTATAACCCTTATCTCgaaatttactcttgagagttgTTTTGATCTTGTATCCATGATGTTTTATGAATGTATCGAGTATGTATCGAGCGTATCGAGAATGTatcatttctttcttccttgagTGTTTATGTACATACGCATTTGAGTTAATGgcattagcacttccatatggcctcaatggctttgtaagcatcaaaataatacTAGAATCCTCAGATGTACTGGTATCTGATCCATATCCGATTCGATTTCAACCCTATATCGCCAAGTAAATCAGGCATGTGCATTAGTTGTTATAGTAATAGCCTGCACATCTTGCCTGAAGATCACATCCGTGCATTTTGCCTGCACTGATAGTTTTTATATCGTGCATGCAAAAAAACTGTTTGCGATTGTGAGCCGAACTATTACCAGCTGGAGGAGAGTTTGAAATTTAAAGGATTCTCTATGCTCCATTTAGGTTAGTGCATGACAGGCTCTTAATGATCACCCTATGGCTACATGATGAGCTTTTATTGCCTGACTTGTCACATCAGTTGTGATCGATTCATAGATGTGTCAGactcaaatattttattttttactaaCCTTGAAATCTTATCACCTGCACCATCATTTGTTTACCATCTCTCTTAATATATGGAGTGGCAATGTAAGAAAAATAGAACATGTGGATGTGAAAGTTTTATAGTCGCAATATGCCTTTATACTAAAACAACCTGCTAGACCCAACTTACGTCCCTAGTTTCTTGGTCTAGATTCATTGGACACTTGATCTTAATTGGTTTAGAGCCCTTGGATGGCACCAAAAGCCAAACTAAAAAATGATTtggggggcggggggggggggggggataaaGGCCTAATGAAACGGTTAAAtggatgaacaattattcacaACAAGAGAAGAGGATGGATAAAGTGAGCTACAAACTCAAGCTatctcatatattaaatagtttAGTAATCACAATCTATCATTCACCATCTACGACATGGTCTATTTATACTAGTCTAAGCATTAATCATGCTCCAACTTAGTAAGCACCCATTACAATTTCCAAACCCAAAATCAATGTAATCACAACCTACTAAGCACCCATTACAATTTTCAAATCCAAAATCAATGTAATCACAACTTACTAAGCACCCATTACAATTTTCAAACTCAAAATAAATGCAAACACAGTTTACTAGAAACACAACTTACTACTTGACTTCTTGACCAAAGATAACTTTTTCTACATACATCATCTTTCCCAGGTGAGAAAGAACTCGTCCTCGAGTTGTCATCCAACATCGCTATGATACGCCAATATGTGATGCATATGAAATGCAAATGGAATGTAGAATCTAAACCCATAATTCAATTTGACttgcaaaaatgtcatgtccatcTTTTGCCAATAAATTTCAAAGTCTGATCAAGCCACGAACGGTGACCAAAAATCTTTGAGAATATCATCTTCATTTGAAAGTATTATGAATATCTCCTCTTGACATAGGATCTTTGGATTTTTATTAAGGAAACCATTCAATAACCTTCTGAAATCAAATGAACCCTTCAAGCATTTGAACTCATAATTTTTGAAAGATGGAGTTTGGCGccatatcatcatgttgaaaTAATCTCTAAGCTCTTTAAAGCATTATTCTCCACACGTCTTATGAAAGCCTTCATTGAAAAGGTCTACTCCTTGAGTAGGGAGTAAGACTAACTCCTTACTCTCATCCAAGACAAGAATATTAGTATCACGATAAATTTCTTCTAATGACAAAGACAAATGTTGTGAGAACATTAGACCGTTATTCCGAATCTATTCTTCATCCGGATAAACATCATATACTGGTGGAGAATCCCAATCCACACAACATTCTCCTTTCTTaatgtcataaatattttcttgaagattgaaaatatTTGAACTATACCAAACTTCATTTGAATCAAACCTTAGAGTTGTAAGCACCCTATGGATCATAAGACTTTCACCTTCTTCTAGTTCAACCTCCACAAGCTCAATGTCACCTTCTTCATCATACATGGGTTATTTTGAGCTATCAAGGTCTTCTTCTTTCATAAGATTTATATAAACATCAACCTGTTTCTTTAGGCAAGTGTAGTAATAATGACCAACCTCTCCACACTTGATACAAGAATTAGATTTATTGCCACAATCATAGGAATTTGAATTAGTACCCTTCCCTTGAGAAGAGTCTCCTTTGGAGGATGGTAAAGATTTTGTACCTCCATCTTTCTTACACAGCTTAGCCTCTACTTTTAAGGCTAGTTGATACGCATCATTGAGTTTCCATAATCGATGCATTTCTACTTCATCGCGAATTGGAATTCTTAGACCTCCAACATACCTCACCACAAGTTGTTCTTCGGATTCTTGAAGATCATTGTGAGCCATTAACTTGTAGAATTTTTCGGTATAATCAATCACACTTCTAGACTCTTGACGAATATTGTTGAATTGAGAGAAGGCCATTTGAGCAAAATCCACTGGAAGGAATTTCTCCGTAAGCCTAGATTTcattttctccaaaaaaaaagtcTTAGGTTTTTTCTTGCGAAGCCGCATCTCTTGAACTCTATCCTACCATGCCGAAGCATAACCATGAAGCCTTATAGCAACAAGCTTCACTCTTTGAATCTTCGGTGTCTCCTtgtattcaaaaaaattttcaatGACACTAAGCCATTTAAGAAACCTTTCGGATTGAAGGCGACTATGAAATTCTAGTAAATCAATCTTCAAAGTATTGGAATCACGATAGGACATCCTTTTCAATCATCCTCCATGATTGGCAAATAGATTCATATCGGATTCGTCACTAGAAGACCCACGACTTGAGCCATCTCGCTCACTACGAGCTTTTCGGCGCTCAAGATGTAAAGTAAGTTTCTTAACTTGTCTTCGAAGTGCTTGAAGTTCATCATCCCTTTCATCCATCATTTGGTTGCCACATCTCCTCTGCCTCCTCGTgccgccataagaaagaagagaagaacccAAAAGCATAATCACAAGCTTTGATACCAAATAATGAGGGGGGAAGGAAAGGCCAAATGAAAAGCATATATGGATGAACAATCATTCACAATAAGAAAAGAGGATGGATAAAGTAAGCTACAAGCTCAAGCTatctcatatattaaatagtttAGTAATCATAATCTGCCCTTCACCATCTACCACATGGTCTA encodes the following:
- the LOC103705197 gene encoding E2F-associated phosphoprotein isoform X1 yields the protein MERPREREAMEIESVSESAAADPQELVFFFGVLDSSDDEVDYSIKPEFYDPNLDDKDELWVHKQRKGQSSDAVLSCPACFTTLCLDCQRHEKYVTQYRAMFVLNCKVKIDQILRQGKRKSRKPKGRMSSNKSPENLEHDVVFRPVCCSVCSTEVGVFDGDEVYHFFNVIPSNS